From Ruminococcus sp. HUN007, a single genomic window includes:
- a CDS encoding TerD family protein, translating to MKLNIPMRLVGPLDRNSLINQLGMPGGNGMRITGAYNTQSLLRQFGSQNAIGYGMNPVNGMNGMNMGMAATAAVAAAAMMQDDHQNYGTPYQNNQNYGPGYQNGPNNGQNYQNNQNYGQAYQNDQNYGQSQDSSAYPNGRPSYADYIDPPSQNQGQVYSTPQPQNQGQVYSTPRPQNQGQVYSTPGPQGQGQVYNTPRPQNQGQVYSTPRPQNQAQNYSAPPPQNQRQASAPAPQPAVQQNNAPKTKAPSLPSGGKVLQRGQKIPLGADLKRMRIGLRWDVRDPGCELDASAFLLAENEKVPSEDWFVFYGQVQSPEGSTRYQGYDLGGCDLMIDLAKVSQNIKKISLAVTIYEAVARNQNFSRVNSVSAVIINTDSGQVVASIDLTNCSSVVTALVVGELYRHNGEWKFNAVGSGVSRDLAGFCSMYGVELE from the coding sequence ATGAAACTAAATATACCGATGCGGCTTGTCGGGCCGCTCGACAGAAACAGTCTTATAAATCAGCTCGGTATGCCCGGCGGGAACGGGATGCGTATAACAGGAGCGTATAACACGCAGTCGCTGTTACGACAGTTCGGGTCTCAGAATGCTATCGGATACGGTATGAATCCTGTAAACGGAATGAATGGCATGAATATGGGGATGGCGGCAACTGCTGCTGTCGCAGCGGCTGCTATGATGCAGGATGATCATCAGAACTACGGAACACCTTATCAGAATAATCAGAATTACGGACCTGGTTATCAGAATGGTCCAAACAACGGGCAGAATTATCAGAACAACCAGAACTACGGGCAGGCTTATCAGAACGACCAGAATTACGGACAATCTCAGGATTCATCAGCCTATCCAAATGGCAGACCGTCTTACGCAGATTATATAGATCCGCCGTCTCAGAATCAGGGACAGGTTTATAGTACTCCACAGCCTCAGAATCAAGGACAAGTCTACAGTACTCCACGTCCTCAGAATCAAGGGCAGGTTTACAGTACTCCTGGACCTCAGGGTCAGGGACAGGTCTACAATACTCCTAGACCTCAGAATCAAGGGCAGGTTTACAGTACTCCGCGTCCTCAGAATCAGGCTCAGAACTACAGTGCTCCGCCTCCGCAGAATCAGAGACAGGCTTCAGCACCTGCGCCGCAGCCGGCGGTACAGCAGAACAACGCTCCGAAAACAAAGGCTCCTTCTCTCCCGTCCGGAGGAAAAGTCCTTCAGCGCGGGCAGAAGATACCGCTTGGTGCAGATCTGAAACGAATGAGGATAGGGCTTCGCTGGGATGTCAGAGACCCGGGATGTGAACTCGATGCATCTGCTTTTCTGCTTGCGGAAAATGAAAAGGTTCCTTCCGAGGACTGGTTCGTCTTCTACGGACAGGTACAGAGTCCTGAAGGAAGCACACGCTATCAGGGATATGATCTCGGAGGCTGCGATCTTATGATCGATCTCGCAAAGGTAAGTCAGAATATTAAGAAGATATCGCTTGCAGTAACCATATACGAAGCAGTGGCACGCAACCAGAACTTCAGCAGAGTAAACTCAGTAAGTGCAGTAATTATAAACACAGATTCCGGTCAGGTGGTGGCATCGATCGACCTTACAAACTGCTCGTCTGTCGTGACGGCTCTTGTGGTCGGCGAACTCTACCGTCACAACGGCGAATGGAAATTCAACGCGGTCGGTTCCGGCGTATCACGCGATCTTGCCGGATTCTGCAGTATGTACGGTGTGGAACTGGAATAA
- a CDS encoding NAD(P)H-hydrate dehydratase, with protein sequence MTKQSVNDHFFTVTDREFVKRHLVRRSTDSHKGTYGTLLSVTGCRNMPGAAVLSGKAALRSGLGLLRQCAVPAYIGTMAAAFPEPVYIPVKCDKDGYYTEENAEMLIAASEKSDAVLIGCGLGCTDSTKALVRRLIPAVKCPIVIDADGLNCIADDPDILCRASHQVIITPHPAEAGRLAGCSTKEIQSDRMKTVRRFTERFPEVITVLKGAGTLTAAGNSVFENPTGNPGMSTGGSGDVLAGIAASFAAQNRGSGSLFDLTVSAVWIHGRAGDLAAEHLSEFSMLPEDIISSLGMVFRELVKQQT encoded by the coding sequence ATGACTAAACAGTCCGTAAACGATCATTTCTTCACTGTGACAGACAGGGAATTTGTGAAAAGGCACCTTGTCAGACGCAGCACAGATTCACACAAGGGAACTTACGGAACTCTGTTAAGTGTTACAGGATGCAGGAATATGCCCGGAGCAGCGGTGCTTTCAGGGAAGGCGGCTCTCAGGTCAGGGCTCGGACTTCTCAGACAGTGCGCTGTTCCTGCATACATCGGTACAATGGCCGCTGCATTTCCTGAACCGGTATATATACCGGTGAAATGTGATAAGGACGGGTACTATACAGAAGAAAACGCAGAGATGCTTATTGCAGCTTCAGAAAAATCCGATGCGGTGCTGATAGGCTGCGGTCTCGGATGTACGGACAGCACAAAAGCTCTTGTACGCCGTCTGATCCCTGCAGTAAAATGTCCGATTGTTATCGATGCTGACGGACTTAACTGCATTGCGGATGATCCTGATATTCTCTGCAGGGCATCTCATCAGGTGATAATAACACCTCATCCGGCAGAGGCAGGAAGACTTGCAGGCTGCAGTACGAAGGAAATACAGTCTGACAGAATGAAGACAGTCCGCAGGTTTACGGAACGTTTTCCGGAAGTTATAACGGTTCTTAAGGGCGCAGGCACACTCACGGCCGCAGGAAACAGTGTCTTTGAAAACCCGACAGGCAATCCGGGAATGAGCACGGGAGGCAGCGGTGATGTCCTTGCCGGTATTGCAGCATCATTTGCGGCGCAGAACCGCGGATCAGGATCCCTGTTTGATCTGACGGTATCAGCAGTATGGATACACGGAAGGGCCGGCGATCTTGCCGCAGAACATCTTTCTGAGTTCAGCATGCTTCCGGAAGATATTATTTCGTCTCTTGGCATGGTTTTCAGAGAACTTGTAAAACAGCAAACATAA
- a CDS encoding AIM24 family protein, with amino-acid sequence MITFETLNELCLKITCTGGNDYVFTKAGAFIGGECQGAKNYKFTKVMLGPEANAGRAVLNQLVRRISGENLPLMRVDFGGDSVTYYANRQQHVVVYKLDQGEKISVESENILAFTKDCQYGVRFLGQGVVSQKGLATSTLTGQGPNAYVAIIVDGNPLVLSNVASGSTIEADPDAVVCWIGADPEMRTDISWRNFIGQSSGESYMFEWSYHTPATVIIQPDERTSGLDVSVDGSATGSRPSAQRSMW; translated from the coding sequence ATGATAACTTTTGAAACTTTGAATGAACTGTGCCTTAAGATAACATGCACAGGCGGAAATGATTATGTTTTTACCAAAGCCGGAGCATTCATCGGCGGTGAATGCCAGGGTGCCAAGAACTATAAATTCACCAAGGTAATGCTCGGTCCTGAGGCAAACGCAGGACGTGCAGTGCTCAACCAGCTCGTAAGACGTATTTCAGGCGAAAACCTTCCTCTTATGAGGGTTGATTTCGGCGGTGACAGCGTTACATACTACGCAAACAGACAGCAGCACGTTGTCGTGTACAAACTCGATCAGGGTGAAAAGATATCTGTGGAGAGCGAAAATATCCTCGCTTTCACAAAGGACTGCCAGTACGGTGTCCGCTTCCTCGGACAGGGCGTCGTCTCACAGAAAGGTCTTGCAACATCAACACTTACCGGTCAGGGTCCGAACGCATATGTTGCCATTATAGTGGACGGAAACCCGCTGGTACTCAGCAATGTCGCAAGCGGCTCAACAATTGAAGCTGACCCGGATGCCGTAGTCTGCTGGATAGGTGCTGACCCTGAGATGAGAACCGATATCTCATGGCGCAACTTCATCGGTCAGTCAAGCGGTGAATCATACATGTTCGAATGGAGCTACCACACTCCTGCAACTGTTATCATCCAGCCTGATGAACGTACATCAGGGCTCGACGTATCTGTAGACGGTTCTGCTACAGGATCACGTCCTTCAGCACAGCGCAGCATGTGGTGA
- a CDS encoding DHH family phosphoesterase, with amino-acid sequence MKLQDLLVYNDILIQCHDYPDPDSIASGFGIYCFMKSHGKKVRLIYSGIHDIRKPNLLIMIERLGIPIEYMRVQEYEPELLITADCVHGERNVTDFRAGIYAAIDHHVSSRNSSELYEIRPEYASCSSIIAVMLRESGFDYNSVPDLATALYYGLYTDANSMSEVSHPADRDLRDFAKIEKELIPLLTNSVLSLREIQIAGEALNSINNDREHHFAVTCAAKCDPNILGYVNDLIIQVDTINVSVVCCFVSGGIRISVRSCINDINAVELTRFITEGIGSGGGHRQKAGGFISLDKMPDADPDSIVDFLIKRVTMYYENFDIIRAEEYTVDPDRMKIFVKKPQLMGFVASDSIFGYGASFRVRSVEADFKVRGSDDLIIMTDSRGSAYLIDRAKFDSTYEVTEGVFDVRADYHPHAICFDREPRKLCFSCCRSRGGAKVYARRLDRNTKLYTIWDSKNYISGMVGDYLVVRMDDQRDVYIIDRERFDEIYKEL; translated from the coding sequence ATGAAGCTTCAGGATCTGCTTGTATATAATGACATACTTATACAGTGTCACGATTATCCTGATCCGGATTCAATAGCATCCGGATTCGGTATATACTGCTTTATGAAAAGCCACGGCAAAAAGGTGAGGCTGATATACAGCGGTATTCATGATATAAGAAAGCCAAATCTGCTTATTATGATAGAGCGCCTGGGGATACCCATTGAATACATGAGGGTGCAGGAGTACGAACCTGAACTCCTTATTACGGCGGACTGCGTCCACGGTGAAAGAAATGTCACGGACTTCAGGGCCGGTATCTATGCGGCTATCGACCATCATGTTTCATCACGCAACAGCTCGGAGCTTTATGAGATAAGACCTGAATACGCAAGCTGTTCCTCGATAATCGCAGTCATGCTCCGTGAATCCGGTTTCGACTACAACAGTGTTCCTGATCTTGCAACAGCTCTGTACTATGGTCTGTACACAGATGCCAACAGCATGTCTGAAGTGAGCCATCCGGCTGACCGCGACTTAAGGGACTTTGCCAAAATAGAAAAGGAACTCATACCTCTTCTCACAAATTCAGTGCTCTCGCTGCGTGAGATCCAGATCGCAGGCGAGGCACTCAACAGCATAAACAATGACAGGGAACACCATTTTGCAGTTACCTGTGCCGCCAAGTGCGATCCTAACATTCTCGGCTATGTAAACGACCTTATTATTCAGGTGGATACCATAAATGTGAGTGTGGTGTGCTGTTTCGTTTCCGGAGGAATAAGAATATCAGTGCGCAGCTGTATAAACGATATCAATGCGGTCGAACTTACAAGGTTCATAACCGAGGGCATAGGCTCGGGCGGCGGCCACCGTCAGAAGGCCGGCGGATTTATCTCGCTTGATAAAATGCCTGACGCAGATCCTGACTCCATCGTTGATTTTCTTATAAAGCGCGTGACGATGTACTACGAGAATTTTGATATTATCAGAGCAGAGGAGTACACTGTTGATCCTGACAGAATGAAGATATTTGTCAAGAAGCCGCAGCTGATGGGGTTTGTTGCAAGCGACAGCATTTTCGGATACGGTGCTTCGTTCCGTGTAAGATCGGTTGAAGCGGACTTTAAAGTCCGTGGGTCGGATGATCTCATCATAATGACAGACTCACGGGGAAGCGCTTATCTTATAGACAGGGCCAAATTTGACAGTACCTATGAGGTCACTGAAGGCGTGTTTGATGTGCGTGCTGACTATCATCCGCATGCCATATGCTTTGACAGGGAACCGCGCAAGCTCTGTTTCTCATGCTGCAGATCACGCGGCGGTGCGAAGGTTTACGCACGCAGGCTTGACCGGAACACAAAGCTTTACACTATCTGGGACAGCAAAAACTACATTTCCGGAATGGTGGGAGACTATCTGGTTGTCCGCATGGATGATCAGCGCGATGTGTATATCATTGACCGGGAACGCTTTGATGAAATATACAAGGAACTGTAA